From Saccharibacillus brassicae:
AGCGATCGCGGCTTCCAGGTTCAGATACTCGGATTCGGCGATCTGTCCCTGAGCCGTTCCGATGTTAAGGCTGTTGAACAGAAGCGTCGCTTCATCCAATTTCGCGGACAAAATCTGTTTGTTGACGGCGGCGGATTCCTGCGCTTTGACGATAAAGTCGAAGTTTTTGGAAGTAACGGCGCTGCCTTTGGTCAGCGTCGCCGTCAAGGTCACCGGCGTATCGTCGGAGCCGTACACGGCGCGGGTCACCGTTCCGTTGGAAGACAACGTCTCTTCTTTGTTCGACATCCAGGAGACGACCGAACCCTGCGCGCCCGTAAGCGGCAGCAGGATCGACTGCGTCACCCGGTCCGCGGTATCGCCGTTCAGGTAGCCGATCGCGAGGTTGGCCGAATCCTGTTCGACCGCAAGCTTGTTCGAATCGACCGGAGGGGTGATTGGGGGCGTGACCGGAACGGAAGGCGTCGGCGCGGCGTCCGAGACGGCAGGCGTCAGCGCGACCGGCGGAGCGTCGACCGGCGGCGTCAGCGGCAGATTGACGCCGGCCGTCGATACGGCCTGCTTGATCTGCGTGCTGACCTGCGCCAGGTTCGCGATGACCGAGCCCGGCGCGACGTTAACCGGAAGGACGATTTGATTGATCCGCACGTTCGAGCCGATCGTGACTTTGGCGGCCGGGTTCGAGATTCGAACTTCTTCGAACGCGGCGGTGCCCGTCAAATCGAGGACGCCGGCGTTATCGACCTGAAGCTTGCCTACGTTGGCGTTCAGTTCGATATGCGCCGCCGCTTTTTGCAGCTTGACGTTCGGGATCGAAGATCCGTTCACGGCGATCTGGTCGCCCGACAGCGCAAGCGTCGCGGAAGACGGCAGGCCCGAAGCGTTCAGCTTCAATTTTTGCGAGTTCGTGCCGGAAGCGACGATCTCCAGCTCGCTGATGTCGCTGACGCTGTGGCGGGCCGATTTGAACTTGAGCACGGCACCTTCAAGCGCCTGGGCGTTACCGCCGTTCAGCAGAAGCTGCTTCAGCGATTCCGTTACGAGCAGCGGTTGATTGTTGATCATGATCGTGTCGCCGTCCACGGAAGTAACGGTAGCGGTCACTTCTTTGGCCGGGAAAATGTCGACCAGAAGCGGCGCAATGTCTGCGCGCGTCACGCTCCCTTTGAGGTTGGCGCCGGCGAACTGCGCGTCGAACAGGCCGAGCCGCAGGGCCGACTCCACCGAGCCTTGCGCCCAACGGCTCACCGGGCCGATGCTGCCGGCGTCAACCTCCAGTCCGCCGCGGGTGTTATGTCCGTCGATCGCGCGCACCAAGACCGAAGCGAGCTCTTCGTTCGATACGGGAGCCTGCGGCCGGAAGTTCGCGCCGCTGCCCGTCATCAGTCCCGCCGCGCGGGCCGCTTCGATATAAGGCGCCCCCCAACTGGAAGATTTGATATCTCCGAACGAAGAGACATTCGAGGCAGGGAGAGGAAGATCCAACGATTTGACGAGCAGGATCGCGAACTCTTGGCGCGTCAGCACCTGATCCGGTCGGTATTCGTTGTTCGGGAAGCCCGTAATCAATCCGAGGCGGGCCGCTTCGCGTACCGCTTCCGCTTTCTCGGGCGACAACCCCGCCAGATCCGTAAACGCGGTATCCGAACCCGGGGCTGCCGGCGTGGCGGCCGATGCGTGATTCACTCCTGCTGCTGCCGTCAAAACGGCACTTGCGACCAGCCATACTTTCCAATTGATCTCCATTAACAAGTCTCCTCTAGGTGAGTTGGGATATCGTACGCTTTAACATCGACAAAACGTGGACAAGCTTGAAGCCTCGCCGTTTAAGGCTGCGAAGGGTTTGAAATTATTGAGGCACATCGAAGTCAAACTTCTGGATATCGGCTTCGTTGTAGGCACGGTCGGTGATATCGTTCAGGATCACGCGGAACAGGCTGCCTTCAGGCCGGTACTTCCCTTTCAAATTAGGATCCAGCAGCAACGTAAGCTGATTGCCGTTGACCTCGAATTTTACATCAAGGTATTCCTCGAAATATCCACGTTCGAACCAGCCCATTTGCGAATATTGGAGAGTCACGCTTGAGGATTTGACCTCGCTCGGCTCCATGTAACCCCTTTTAGCAAGAGCAATCGGTTTGCTGCTGGTCAGTACAAACTTCGTCGTGCTCGGATCGTATACGGCGCTCGTCCATACCGGTTTATCGTGATTGATCGTAACGGGGATCTTCACGCCGGAAATTTCGACGCCTTGTTTGAACAGACTAATCTCGATGTTCGCTTTTGTGTTGTCCGACAGATTGATTTGCGAGATTTCAGTCCCCTTAAACGCTCCGACGATCCGCAGTTCCGGATCAACGCTGGTGATCGTCAAAGTGCGGCCCGTCTCATATTGGAAAGCGGCGTCATCGTATATCATGTACTCCCCTGATCCCTGCTGGTATTTAAGGAACTGTTCCTGATCGCCTTTTTTCACCCGTACCAGATCCAAAATGTTTCTCATGGTGTATTGGTAGGTCGTATCGTTATTTGTGCCTGCCAGATTGGAAATATACACTTTTGCACTCTCGGTATTGTTCAAGACGAACTCCGCGTTCGGCGCGAGCGAGATCGTCAGCTCCGGCACTCGGGCCTGCTCGAATGCCACCACCGCCAGATTCAGCGAGTCGATCGCGGCCGTGATCTGCGCCGCGGTAGAAGCCGGTTCGTCACGCACTACGATCGCAGCGTGCTTCGCATAAGTCAAAGCATTCGCTCCCGACATCGTTACTTTTCCCGGATCGGTGCCGACTACCGTATTCTGCAGCATCAGCTCTGCCGCATAGATTGTGGACTTCAGCAGTTCGATATCGGTCAGAACGATCGAATCTTTCAACGCCTGGATTTTCCCGCCCAATTCCGCGACACGGTTGTTGATCGTTTGCTGCGAAACGGTCTCGTCGTTGTAGGTTGCTTGGGCTGTTTGGAGCGCCGTGCCCAATTCCTGATAAGGAGCTTGCCCGACTTGTCCCTGGCGTGTGCCGACCTTCAGATCGCTCAGCAGGAATGCCGCTTCGTCGATTCTACCCGACAGCGCCTTTTTGTCGACAACGATCTTAGATG
This genomic window contains:
- a CDS encoding S-layer homology domain-containing protein; the protein is MEINWKVWLVASAVLTAAAGVNHASAATPAAPGSDTAFTDLAGLSPEKAEAVREAARLGLITGFPNNEYRPDQVLTRQEFAILLVKSLDLPLPASNVSSFGDIKSSSWGAPYIEAARAAGLMTGSGANFRPQAPVSNEELASVLVRAIDGHNTRGGLEVDAGSIGPVSRWAQGSVESALRLGLFDAQFAGANLKGSVTRADIAPLLVDIFPAKEVTATVTSVDGDTIMINNQPLLVTESLKQLLLNGGNAQALEGAVLKFKSARHSVSDISELEIVASGTNSQKLKLNASGLPSSATLALSGDQIAVNGSSIPNVKLQKAAAHIELNANVGKLQVDNAGVLDLTGTAAFEEVRISNPAAKVTIGSNVRINQIVLPVNVAPGSVIANLAQVSTQIKQAVSTAGVNLPLTPPVDAPPVALTPAVSDAAPTPSVPVTPPITPPVDSNKLAVEQDSANLAIGYLNGDTADRVTQSILLPLTGAQGSVVSWMSNKEETLSSNGTVTRAVYGSDDTPVTLTATLTKGSAVTSKNFDFIVKAQESAAVNKQILSAKLDEATLLFNSLNIGTAQGQIAESEYLNLEAAIASASSVYNKDSADQAEVDAAVSELDLKVQAARDAIVTADFSGLIVQIDSGYSALGTATVGYVPGNIKPGAELELNLALQKAQGVRGTSNAKQSAVDAAAAELAQAIVKFGQSITPELTITLQPDADFILNNTKPSDQVKINASALTEGETSYEYGKRSILNYIKVTSGSEEEIIKYDSGTQTFRIYAQTPQGQRYTGRSITLSSTSPELNITRDGSGAFVKQNNLQDDTTAVIEFNLMNGSTEISDVKVPVKVDRVAPTWTGGTYANGKLTFTSTEKVASYTAEVPYLAYSASGFSDSSDTVVLTYSSDIKKTYAFGKTVVIELSDAWVSSHPDMKPGSKFRAELQNFKDYGDNAAVNSTVTINAGPPLPIAP